One window of Campylobacter sp. RM12651 genomic DNA carries:
- a CDS encoding LptF/LptG family permease: MNKLYFRYLASLYLKNCLIFIIAFVGFYLFIDILINYKKLHLNTNIFLLYIVYTMLTAFYYILPIALILAMIFTKISLIKKNEFIAFYSLGLSKNASVKPIMFISLIISFIAIFLNYTNIAYAENYKSNILKYGYLSKEQMDLFFKYQDDYIYIKSYDKSTMNDIKIIKKTNNEISKIILAKRANFIDDNWVLEDAKVMEFKLGNNFDDTFIINQNLEKEMILKDFNPSLLDNLGTDDSSLKDAFFYLNNFEANKNIARASIYKQSIFLLYAPFFMLIIFYNIPIMPRYNDLNIYALTYTSLSLLVYGVLFLLLRFASNGSINPELAILLPISIIIVYSLMKFNKNK; this comes from the coding sequence TTGAATAAACTTTATTTTAGGTATCTTGCTAGCCTTTATCTTAAAAATTGTTTAATTTTTATTATTGCTTTTGTAGGATTTTATTTATTTATAGATATTTTAATTAATTATAAAAAGCTGCATTTAAATACCAATATATTCTTATTATATATTGTATATACAATGCTTACAGCTTTTTATTATATATTGCCAATAGCTTTAATACTTGCTATGATTTTTACAAAAATATCTCTTATTAAAAAAAATGAATTTATAGCGTTTTATTCTTTAGGGCTTAGCAAAAACGCAAGTGTTAAGCCTATAATGTTTATAAGTTTAATAATAAGTTTTATCGCAATTTTTTTAAACTATACAAATATTGCTTATGCAGAAAACTATAAAAGCAATATTTTAAAATACGGATATTTAAGCAAAGAACAAATGGATTTGTTTTTTAAATATCAAGATGATTATATTTATATAAAAAGTTATGATAAATCTACAATGAATGATATTAAAATTATCAAAAAAACAAATAATGAAATATCTAAAATCATTTTAGCAAAAAGAGCAAATTTTATTGATGATAATTGGGTTTTAGAAGATGCAAAAGTTATGGAATTTAAATTAGGAAATAATTTTGATGATACCTTTATAATTAATCAAAATTTAGAAAAAGAAATGATTTTAAAAGATTTTAACCCAAGTTTGCTTGATAATTTAGGCACTGATGATAGCTCTTTAAAAGACGCATTTTTTTATCTTAATAATTTTGAAGCTAATAAAAACATAGCAAGAGCTAGTATTTATAAGCAAAGTATATTTTTATTATATGCTCCATTTTTTATGCTTATAATTTTTTACAATATTCCTATTATGCCAAGATATAATGATTTAAATATCTATGCTTTAACATATACAAGTTTATCTTTATTAGTTTATGGAGTTTTATTTTTGCTATTAAGATTTGCTAGTAATGGTAGTATAAATCCTGAACTAGCTATTCTTTTGCCAATAAGTATAATTATTGTATATTCATTAATGAAGTTTAATAAAAATAAGTGA